The DNA sequence CGCACAAGTGGTGGAGCATGTGGTTTAATTCGACGCAACGCGAGGAACCTTACCAGGTCTTGACATCGTGAGAATTCTGTAGAGATATGGAAGTGCCTCTTTGAGGAACTCATAGACAGGTGGTGCATGGCTGTCGTCAGCTCGTGCCGTGAGGTGTTGGGTTAAGTCCCGCAACGAGCGCAACCCCTATTGTTAGTTACCATCATTAAGTTGGGGACTCTAGCAAGACAGCCTACGACGAGTAGGAGGAAGGTGGGGATGACGTCAAGTCATCATGCCCCTTATGACCTGGGCTACACACGTGCTACAATGGGATGTACAGAGGGCAGCGAAAGGGCGACCTGAAGCGAAACTCAGAAAGCATTTCGTAGTTCGGATTGCAGTCTGCAACTCGACTGCATGAAGTTGGAATCACTAGTAATCGCGAATCAGCAATGTCGCGGTGAATACGTTCTCGGGTCTTGTACACACCGCCCGTCACACCACGAGAGTTTGTTGCACCTGAAGTAGCTGGCCTAACCCGTAAGGGAGGGAGGTTCCTAAGGTGTGGTGAGCGATTGGGGTGAAGTCGTAACAAGGTAGCCGTACCGGAAGGTGTGGCTGGATCACCTCCTTTCTAAGGAGTATAATAGCTTCTCTCTATTAAGCAAGTCTTTTAGAAATAAAAGGACATTGGGAATTGTATAGTAGTAATAATAAGCAGAAGAAAAGAAGAAAAATAAGGTTAAGATATTAAGGGCACACGGTGGATGCCTAGGTAATAAGAGCCGAAGAAGGACGTGGTAAGCTGCGAAAAGGTAGGAGGAGCTGCAAACGAGCGTTGATCCCTATATATCCGAATGGGCAAACCTATACATTTGAAGGATGTATACGAAAGAGGTAAGTGGGTGAACTGAAACATCTAAGTAACCCGAGGAAAAGAAAGTAAAAACGATTTCCTAAGTAGCGGCGAGCGAACGGGAAAGAGCCTAAACCAATATAGTGTTAAAGGATGCAGCCGTTGCTGTATTGGGGTAGCGGGACCGAATCCGAGAGAACTGCAAGGTATCTATTTATGGATGTGTATAAAGTCGAATAGTTTGGGAAAGCTAACCGAAGATGGTGAGAGTCCAGTAGATGAACTGTATGCATAAGTAAAGAATCGGCACCCAAGTAGCACCGAACACGAGAAATTTGGTGTGAATCAGCGTGGACCAGATCACGTAAGGCTAAATACTCTTATTAACCGATAGTGAATAGTACCGTGAGGGAAAGGTGAAAAGGACCCTTGTTAAGGGAGTGAAATAGAACCTGAAACCGTGTGCTTACAAGCGGTCGGAGCATTTTTAGGAATGTGACGGCGTGCCTTTTGGAGAATGATCCTGCGAGTTACCGTTAGTGGCGAGGTTAAGGAAACGGAGCCGAAGGGAAACCGAGTCTGAATAGGGCGACGAGTCGCTAGCGGTAGACGCGAAACTTGGTGATCTATGCCTGTCCAGGTTGAAGCTGTGGTAAGACACAGTGGAGGACCGAACCCACCGTCGTTGAAAAGCCGGGGGATGAGGTAGGTATAGGGGTGAAAAGCCAATCGAACCAAGAGATAGCTCGTTCTCTCCGAAATGCATTTAGGTGCAGCCTTAATTAGTAATCTGCGGAGGTAGAGCACTGATTGTCGTAGGGGGCGTATAGCTTACTGAACACATTCAAACTCCGAATGCCGTAGATGATAGATTAGGAGTGAGACTATGGGTAATAAGATTCATAGTCGAGAGGGAAACAGCCCAGACCACCAGCTAAGGTCCCAAAGTAATATCTAAGTGGGAAAGGATGTGTCGATTCAGAAACAACCAGGAGGTTGGCTCAGAAGCAGCCATTCCTTTAAAGAGTGCGTAATAGCTCACTGGTCGAGAGTCGATGCGCCGACAATGTAACGGGGCTAAGATATTCACCGAAGCTGTGGAACATGCGTAAGTATGTTGGTAGGAGAGCGTTCTGTAGGCCGGCGAAGGAGAACTGATAAGGTTTTCTGGAGGTATCAGAAGTGAGAATGCAGGAATGAGTAGCGAGAAGGTAGGTGAGAATCCTACCCGCCGAAAGCTCAAGGTTTCCAGGGGAAGGCTCGTCCTCCCTGGGTAAGTCGGGTCCTAAGTTGAGGCTAAGAAGCGTAGGCGAAAGGAAAACAGGTTAATATTCCTGTACCGCTAATAACTGATAGTGATGGAGGGACACAGAAGGGTATAATAGCTTACTGACGGAATAGTAAGTATAAGCATGTAGGATGTCTGTATAGGAAAATCCGTATGGATAGATCTGAGGTGTGATGAGGAGTTCCATTAGGAACGAAGTATTAAATCCCATGCTGTCGAGAAAAGCTTCTAAACTAGTTGTTAGCGCCCGTACTGCAAACCGACACAGGTGAGCGGGGTGAGAAACCCAAGGCGCGCAGGCGAACCATCGTTAAGGAACTCTGCAAAATGGCCCCGTAACTTCGGGAGAAGGGGTGCCTAAAGTATGTGAAATTCTAAGCGGATGGAGCAGAAATAGGCCGCAGTGAAAAGGTCCGGGCAACTGTTTACCAAAAACACAGGTCTATGCTAAGCTGGAAGGCGACGTATATGGGCTGACACCTGCCCAGTGCCGGAAGGTTAAGAGGAGGAGTGAGAGCTCCGAATTGAAGCCCCGGTGAACGGCGGCCGTAACTATAACGGTCCTAAGGTAGCGAAATTCCTTGTCGGGTAAGTTCCGACCTGCACGAAAGGTGTAATGATCCGGACGCTGTCTTGACGGTGGGCCTGGTGAAGTTGTATTACCGGTGAAGATACCGGTTACCCGCAGCAGGACGGAAAGACCCCATGGAGCTTTACTATAGCTTGGTATTGGGTTTTGGTATTATATGTATAGGATAGTTGGGAGACATTGATTATATGACGTCAGTTGTATATGAGTCGTTGTTGGAATACCAACCATGTGATATTGAGATTCTAATCTGTCGTGTGTAACGATGGAGACAGTGCTAGGTGGGTAGTTTGACTGGGGCGGTCGCCTCCTAAAAGGTAACGGAGGCGCCCAAAGGTTCCCTCAGGCTGTATGGAAAGCAGCCAAAGAGTGTAAAGGCATAAGGGAGCTTGACTGTGAGACAGACATGTCGAGCAGGGTCGAAAGACGGGCTTAGTGATCCGGTGGTTCTGAATGGAAAGGCCATCGCTCAACGGATAAAAGCTACCCTGGGGATAACAGGCTAATTCTGCCCGAGAGTCCATATCGACGGCAGAGTTTGGCACCTCGATGTCGGCTCATCGCATCCTGGGGCTGGAGAAGGTCCCAAGGGTTGGGCTGTTCGCCCATTAAAGCGGTACGTGAGCTGGGTTCAAAACGTCGTGAGACAGTTTGGTCCCTATCCGCTGCGGGCGCAGGAATATTGAAGAGAGCTGTCCTTAGTACGAGAGGACCGGGATGGACAAACCGCTGATGTACCAGTTGTTACGCCAGTAGCATAGCTGGGTAGTTACGTTTGGACAGGATAAACGCTGAAAGCATCTAAGCGTGAAGCCCCCTTTAAGATAAGTATTCCTATAGCGTATGCTAGTAAGGCTCCTTCGAGACTAGGAGGTCGATAGGTTAGGGGTGTAAGTGTAGTGATACATTTAGCTGACTAATACTAATCAGCCGAGGTCTTAACCTTTAAATAGTTTCTTTGATTAAAACTGCTTGTAATATTACTATACAATTTTGAATCTCTTTTTAAAAAAAGAATATTAAAGAATTGTTTAAAGAGTAAGGTAACTTTATTTTTAAACGTTCATAAACCAATTATTATTTAGCTTGGTGGGTATAGCTAAAGGGGTACACCCAGTTTACATTTCGAACCTGGTAGTTAAGCCTTTATGCGCCGAAAGTACTTGACTGGTAGCGGTCTGGGAGGATAGGTCCCTGCCAAGCTTTAATTTATACATACTGGTTTCCCTGATAGCTCAGTTGGTAGAGCAGGTGGCTGTTAACCACCTTGTCACTGGTTCGAATCCGGTTCAGGGAGCCATTATTATTTAGTTATTATATATTTTTTAGATTAGATATTAAACCAATTATTATTTAGCTTGGTGGGTATAGCTAAAGGGGTACACCCAGTTTACATTTCGAACCTGGTAGTTAAGCCTTTATGCGCCGAAAGTACTTGACTGGTAGCGGTCTGGGAGGATAGGTCCTTGCCAAGCTTTAATATATTATAGATATATTTTATGGTTCTGAGAGCCATTTTTTTATTTTTTGAAAAATTTTATAATTATTAAATTAAAAGTAGGAGGAAAAGAAATGGAAATGAAAGATTTAATAAATGAAATAAATGATTTGTCTAGGAAATCAAAAAGTATAGGATTAACTTCTCAAGAGAAGAAAAAGCAAAAAAAGTTAAGAGAGGAATATTTAGAAATATTTAGAAATAATTTTAGAAACCATTTAGATAGGATAAAAATAGTAGATGTAGAAGAAACCAGATAATTATTTTAAATTATTTGGTTTCTTTTATAATAGGAAAGCATAGAATTGATTTAAGAATATCTTAAAAATAACATTTCTATTTTGTAAAACATGAAATTATTTAAATGGTTTTCATAAAAAAATAAAAAAACTTCATTCAGGACAATATCATGCTATTTCAAGTCATAAATATATCTGTTTAGGCAATAAAAATAACGTTTCAAGCCATTTAAGCCATTTGACATTAAAATAAAAAAAGTATAAAATAAAAAATAAGAAAATAAATAAAAAAGGAGTGGTTTAAAATGGATATGTTTTTTTTCTTTATATTATTAGGAATGTCATTTTTTTTCTTGATTTTAGGGGTATATTTACTTAGAAAGAAACCTTTAATAGCAAAGGGAGGAGTATTTGTATCAATTGTAAGCTTGTGCTTTTTTCCTACAGTTATAAAAAATATAATAGAAAGTTATGAATATGGTGGAGTGTATTTTAAAATAATAGGTTTGGTATTTATATTATTTTATATATGGCTTATATTTATTTTGATTAAGTCATACGGAGATATAG is a window from the Haliovirga abyssi genome containing:
- a CDS encoding DUF896 domain-containing protein, yielding MEMKDLINEINDLSRKSKSIGLTSQEKKKQKKLREEYLEIFRNNFRNHLDRIKIVDVEETR